In Trichlorobacter lovleyi, the DNA window GCCCTGCAGGTCCTTGTCCTCCATCATCCCCAACAACAGGATGACCCTGCGCTCACCAAGCTCCTGCAACGCCGTTGCCAGGGCCTGCGCACCTGCCGGGTTGTGGGCGCCATCCAACAGCAGTTCGGGACCGTCTGCCAATGTGAGCCGTTCAAGGCGGCCCGGCCAGCGTGCCGTGGCCAGACCGTCCTGCATGGCCTGCCCGGAAATGGGAAAACCGAGCGTTGCCAGCTGCTCTGCTGCGGCCAGGGCAAGGGCGGCGTTGCCGGTCTGGTAGCTGCCGTGGAGGCTGGGGTGCAGATCGGACAGACTGCCGGAGCGGCTGGTGAAGGTCAGGCCGGTGTCAGCCCCGTTGCGGGTTGCATCGAAGTCCCGGCCTGCCAGCAGGAGCCGGTTGTTGTTTCTCCGGCAGTACTCCTCAATCACCGCCAGCACATCCGGCGGTTGTGCTGCAGAGATAACCGGGCTACCCGGTCTGGCAATGGCAACCTTCTCCGCTGCAATGGACTGCAGGTCGCTGCCCAGCCACTGACAATGATCAAGGGCAATCGGGCTGATGACCGTGGCTATGCCCGCTACCGCAGCAGTGGCATCACTGCGCCCTCCCATGCCGGCTTCCAGTACGGCCAGCTGGACCGTGTTCCTGGCAAACCAGTGGCAGGCCAGGGCGGTGGTCAGTTCAAAGAACGTGTCATCCGGGCCGGCCTGTTCAAGCAGGTCCTGGATGAGCCGCTCCAGTTGTGCAGGT includes these proteins:
- a CDS encoding bifunctional folylpolyglutamate synthase/dihydrofolate synthase: MPASQQLSRLFGRRRFNIKPGLERITALLERHGHPERSFAAIHVVGTNGKGSTAAFLAAIIEQAGYRTGLFTSPHLVSYTERFRVNGVDCAPAQLERLIQDLLEQAGPDDTFFELTTALACHWFARNTVQLAVLEAGMGGRSDATAAVAGIATVISPIALDHCQWLGSDLQSIAAEKVAIARPGSPVISAAQPPDVLAVIEEYCRRNNNRLLLAGRDFDATRNGADTGLTFTSRSGSLSDLHPSLHGSYQTGNAALALAAAEQLATLGFPISGQAMQDGLATARWPGRLERLTLADGPELLLDGAHNPAGAQALATALQELGERRVILLLGMMEDKDLQGVLQPLLQQVQQVITVSPAQERALPATELAASCRAAGTPATAADSVAAGLEAAQAAAGPGDLIVAAGSLFLVGELKALLAGSPCEAVRG